TTTGGTGTGGTTTCAAGTAGTCCAAAAatgttgagtttgaaaagcttcttcaagGATGCCAAAGTTGAAGATTTTACAAGTTGGAGATGATTTTGAAGCCTTTTGAGAGTGTCAAGctcattcaaatctatttaagagTGTTTGACAGTGTTTTAGTAAGTTTCGAtacttaaatatatgaaaaactggATTAAAATAGAATGGGGCGACCCATTAGGTCATCCCCTTGCAAAAGAGAGCCAGCACACACCTGTCTTGACCTTTGGCATGCAGTGGGgtgacccatgggtcgacccttGAGAGCTTGAGATCAAGACAGAGAGCATGGTTCTCTATCTGGCCAATTAGGTCGACCCACTGCGGCGCAGATGTACGTACCGACTAGTTTTCAGtcaatttttgatgtatttaatgcgtATTAAACATACTCCAACGACTTTTAACCAATTCTAAGACACTCTCAATACTTAATGAAGACTATAAATGCTTTCTAGAGGTGGAAAATCAATAGAACAACTGAGGTATTTAAGCTCAAAttcgagaaagagaaagaaaatcctagaaagagaaaaagaagcattcaatcagctcaccaaccactctccagctgcattcaagtaTTCAAATCATCTGGAGATGTCCAACAAAAGCTTCTACTTCTTAAGTATTGTGCTTTTATTGTTTTAtcgtgctcatttaaggagctctttTGTGCTGAAAATTTTGTACTCTATTCATTTACTGTTGTACTTTAAGTTTTGAGTTTTGGGATGTTCCAAAATTCagatagattgatccgaacctgtaATTGGAGggtttgtgggttggcttgtacccaaaaaacaaGCGTTCTTACTTGGACAGCAAGGGTCGGTGTAATCCGACGTGTtgtaattgaaaatctttttagtggattaAATTCTCAAGCTGGgatttggggagtggatgtaggtgtaaggttagtatcgaaccactataaatccttagtGTTTACTGtgcttgcatattttttcttctttgttgtgCTCTATACTTGTTCACTTGTTAATTGTGTTTGATCTTTTATCATTGTTAATTAACTCACCTCACTCATCAAGTTGAGTACATTTTTTGTGAGCactaatcactaaaaattttaagagatcTAATTCATCCTCCCCTCTTGGGCTCTATATTTGGGCAACAGATGGGCATCAAACAACGAGCACAGGATGTTTGCCCATCGGAGAGATTGCGGATTCCGTAAATGTACATTTGGGAAGGAGGTAACTAGCAATGTGAATGGAATCACAAGAAAGCCAGCATTGTGAACATTAAATTCTTATTTTAGCTATGTGAGAAGCAGTGGAAAACATTAATTGACTAGTGTCTGATAGCCGAGAGTTGGATTGTGGGGCATACAAGAAATTAAAAAGACCCGAACCCAGTCTGTGATGTTGATGTAAGCTAAGTCCCAGGTAAACACATTCCTAGGCAAGACAATGATGTATCTATGTAAGTGGTTGTAACCTAGCCAACTAGTTAGTGCAAGCTAGTGCCAAATAGCACATAATAGAGTACGTAGTAAGCTAGCAAGTGCAAATTTTTCCATGGCAGTTTGTATGTACATAGCACATAATAGATCTGTTTGGGACCGATGGAGAACCAATGGTGACGCAGACTGTAACGTTGTATCTATGCCACCCCAAGTCTCTTAAACTTTATAGACGTTGTTCCAATTTCTGGACAGGCTTTAACACGGTACTGTCCCAATTAAATAAATCCCAAGGGTACTCTCGAGTCTCCCCTACGGCCAAGTGCAGTTGACAATTGCTCCACCACAAGCTAAGATAACCTGTGATGGTCCTCATACAGGCAGGCCCTCTACCAGACTATGAGCCTAGCATACCCTTTTGAACTAAATATTCGGGCAGCATTTTGTAAGAGGTGCTCTTGTCTTTACTACTGCCCGGTGGAGCTAGAGGACACTCCTCACTAATGTATCTTACGGTGTACCCTACTCTCTGGGCCATATCTCTCTCACCAAGGGTCCAGGGTGGTGAGCCAGGTTATACAGGGAGAGAAGGGTGTGAGGCTCACATGGATGCCTCCCCATGGTAATTATACATGCAGGGGCACAGTTTATCAGTTTATCTATCACTGGGCGCAGGATATGAAGCAGTGAGAGAGGGAGGGGAGTAGAGTAGGGTTTGTAGGGGGTGGGGAGGAGCGAAGGCCACGTCCCTCTCACACTTCCCTCATCCcaaccaaaaagaaaagaaaacactaCTTTCCCCCAAGCCCCTCGTCGTCTAACAGTCACGGAAACCAAGGCCCTTTGCCCCTTTCGCGGTATAAGAAGAGGGAggcagggagggagagagagagagagagagagcaatagGGGCGGTGAGGAGAGAGAAAGCGACGGCTGGGCAGTGGAAAACTGATAGAGAACTTTcaagcctcctctctctctctccccccccccgccctcctcccttctctctctccacCCTCACTTTAAAACAGCGTTCCCTACATTGCAGTCCAAAACTGCAGTCTTTGCTCTCCAGTCTCCACAACCTTTCTTCcatctctttctatttttctttgccTTGTCTTCTCCTTGACTGCACTTCCATGTATTACCCCTGTTCATTGATCCTCTTCTTGCGGTTTTCCTCTCACCTTATATCAAGCTCTATTTTTGGAAACTTACCAAATAGTGTGTTTGTTTTGGTTGCAGGAGGCCAGAGGGGAACCCATTAGACCTCAACAACTTGCCCGAGGAATATGGCAAGCAGGCTTTGGAAGAGAGCTCGACGACAACTGCTGCATCCACCGATACTACGAGTATGTTGGAAAGGATATGAAACAATTaggaaatatattaaaatttagacAATGATCTAGAGTtctaaagaaaaaagagaggaacagTAAAGTTACTCGTTTATTATTTCTGGTTATAGTTTTTGTCGTGCGTGTTTCACTttgttaattagttatttatcgAATAGAATAAACTGGTACAGggtttaagaaaaagaagagcgaaGGAAAGGACGACAGTGCAAAGGTTTACGAGTGCCGGTTTTGCTCCCTAAAGTTCTGCAAGTCTCAAGCCTTGGGTGGCCACATGAACCGGCATCGCCAAGGCAAGAACACTGCTATATAGAAGTTGCACTGGCACATTAGAACCACTGGTTTGATGTTCTCGATAAAATATATAAGGACTATTTTAAACTATTCCTTCATATGTACCACTACATTTTAGCAAGTGGTGTTTGCGAATTCATGttgatttcttttgattttttattagaGAGAGAGACTGAGACTCTTAACCGAGCTCGTCAACTCGTGTTCAGCAATGAAGGTCTGGCCGGAGCCGGCGCTCATATGGGGTAAGTGCAGTCAGACCAAAGAGGCTTTGCTCAATCTATCCCACTTTCAAATATTTCTCTGTACTCTCTCTGTTGTTAGTAAATTTCCCTTTGAAACGTTTCTCATACATGTTCaactctaatatatatatatatatatatatttgcttcCATTTCAAGGCCAAGCACTTCTTGATCTTTCATTTCCTCTTGCAACACGACTACTTTGTAACTTGTGAGCTGTCTTAGAGATGACACAGTGATGTTGCATCATGGATCCAtggctttccttttcttcttcgtcatagcctttttttttttttcgaaagttATTCAACAATCAATTCAGACCTTAATGATATGAACTCTTTGATCAAAACAGAAGCTTGAGAGATCTAAACCTTGGGGGCACGCAACCTATCCCTCCAGGAGGCTTCCAGCACAGAGGTGGCGGCATCGGAGACCCATGTCTTCAATACCGGCCAGTCTATCCGAGGCTAACGACACCATCACCACCTCTGCAACCATATGTTTACCCTACGACTTCCTCACACCCCATCCCCTACCCATCTCCCCATCCTTCTATGGGCGATTACTTCATAGGCCACGTCCTCAACAGCAGCTCCCAGCACCAAGTACATCGCCCCAGTTATGAACCTGATTCGAGCTACACTTGCTTTGGAGCTCCTCTTGCTCACGGCTTGCCCATGGAAGGGGTGCGGGCGCCTATGGGTAGAGAGAGTTCTGGTAATCAAGCAGACGGGATGAACTGGAGCTATGGACACGGCCCGCACATGGATTCCTCCTCCTCTACCATCGATCGATTTCGGGATAACTTCTGAGGATGAGTAAACGAACATCGACCACTGGCTCGTTCTGAAGGAAATAGAAAAGATGGAATTGGCCATCCAAATGATCAGTTACTGGAACAAACCTTTATTTTCCTTTCTTCATGTTTTTTTTCCGCTCAACTCTGTGGCTTTGATAGTGAAGTGAAAGATAGAGAAATGCATATCAACTGAGAAATGTTACATTActtagtctctctctctccaaattGGGCACCTTAAAAACTGGGCACTTCTTGGTTGAAGCATTGCTGGGACAATAGGAGAAAAAAGCCTAGAGAATGAAGGTGGCAAGGGTTTCAAACCCACCTTCAATATTTCTAGTTTCCCGAGCATGAGTTGTCAAAGCTAATGTTCTTGGAGCTCTGGATGCTACCGAACACTTTAATCAGCAAGTCTGAGACCGAATAAAAGTTTTTTCCAATTAAGTGTTACTCAAAAGCTAGCCAGCTAAGATGTAGCCTGACCAGTCTATGTTCACTTTAATCCTAACTTTGGCACACAAACCACAATGGAAAGAAACAAAACAAAGCGAAACGAAAAAGAACGGATATTTATACTGTAGCCCAGGTTCACCATCTTTTTGTTGTGCTTCCATTCTGTGTTCTATGATTGGAATGCATGAGACCACTGGAATTCAGGTAATATAACAAATATGATTCAGGAATAGACTCACATCTACTTTTCGAGCAACATTATGATTGTGGATTGGACTACTAATTCCTGAATGGAAGTCGTGAAGCTGCATTGGTGGGGCAGGTGGTGTGTTAAGATGCCAAGAGTACATTAGAGCTCCGGTATGGTGGGATCCCGTTGTGGTAATCACGAGAAGTCGGTGAGGAAGTCCTTTGAGAAATAAAGGAAGATGCCGAAGGGACACGTAGCATTCTTTTTTTTCCTGACAATCCTAACAAAGATATACCAGTCTCTTTCAGAGCAAATCCAACTCGATGAACAGTTGCAGAGAAACGCAAGACACAAGCAATTCGAATGGTTCAGCAAGATGCCTGAGTTCTAAGAATGGAAATTATAGTGAGAGATTCCCATATTCCAACATTAGCAATTACTAAATGCATGGATCTGATATGTTGAAGTTACTAATCTAAAGCCAGACTTCAACTTTAACCAGCTTGAGACGTCTTGGGAGATGGCAAACATCACAGGTGATGTCATATGTCACTGACCTTGAGTTTAACATTCCATGTTCTTCTACTGCACTTCCAAATTCGGTCCTCTGTTGTTCTATACCTCTCGATCTGGAAATTCTTTTTGGTATTTGCAGGTGACCAGCTGTTCACTTTCTGTCCCTGTACATGGTATAGCTGGCTTTTGTTTGGAGTAAGAACAAGGTAAAAATGGCTGTAATCCTGGTTCAACCCGGAGTTTCTCAATGTGCAGTGACTGTTCGGGTTTTACGGCGGGCCTATGGGAGATGGTCTATGGACCTATGGTGGTTTACATGGAACACAATGGTAAGAGAGGTTGGGAGCACTACCAAGCAATGTTCACAATAAAGAGCCTAGAGGTCAATGGCAAGAGAGGTTGGGAGCAGTACCAAGCAATGTTCACAAAAAAGAGCCTAGAGGTGCTTTTTGCACTTTgaagaatctctctctctctcacacacacacacactaccAAGCAATGTTCACAATAAAGAGTCTAGAGGTGCTATTTGCACTATGAAtaatctccccccccccccccacacacacacaGAAGTGGGGGAGGGATGGGGGATATCaaatccaattaaatcagatcGGCATGGATCTCAATGCCTCCATTTTTGGCTAACGGAGAGAGTCTAACGGCCATTTCGACGACATggcatttgaaaagaaaaaataaatattaatgagGACGGAACGGACATCGGACGCCCACACGCATAGGGACTCTCTTGTTTTAAACGTTAAAGTCGTTTCCTCTCTCTCGGTCTTGTCAGCcctcttatcctttttttttttttttttcctcttgtaTCAAAAATCTctgatcctctctctctctctctcttcattgcCCACCTCAACCCCTTGCggcccccctcccccctcctctctgctttctctctcctctctctctctgcccattaacatttatttttttttttaaattaatatcatGTCATCCAAACAGCTGCTGGACCGCCTCCATGAATTAAAAGTAAAAAAATCGAGATCCACAGCGGTCGGATAAATATAgactcaaattttattgatctaagcccaacctctctttttctatatatatatataatcaaaataaaattaaatcgatcagatttgaatttagatccgaacagatcaaaattttataatcagaATCTTACACCAATGATCTAAAAAGTAGAACGTGATCTATTATTTTAAAACTACCTACACacaaaatcatatgatttaaaaattcTTAACTTATACATCAAATAGTAAATGaaattgaattagatatattttttgatcacttgatgcatacAATGaagatttttagattatataatttttgagatagtagatcacgTTTAGCAATTTGAATTATCAATATAGGACCATCattatctattttttgatctgatcggattTGAGCCAAGATCCGATCGATTTTATCCtgtctttatatatatattacgATCAAGTTAATACTTTATATCTATTC
The sequence above is a segment of the Elaeis guineensis isolate ETL-2024a chromosome 7, EG11, whole genome shotgun sequence genome. Coding sequences within it:
- the LOC105048557 gene encoding zinc finger protein STAMENLESS 1-like, which encodes MRPEGNPLDLNNLPEEYGKQALEESSTTTAASTDTTRFKKKKSEGKDDSAKVYECRFCSLKFCKSQALGGHMNRHRQERETETLNRARQLVFSNEGLAGAGAHMGSLRDLNLGGTQPIPPGGFQHRGGGIGDPCLQYRPVYPRLTTPSPPLQPYVYPTTSSHPIPYPSPHPSMGDYFIGHVLNSSSQHQVHRPSYEPDSSYTCFGAPLAHGLPMEGVRAPMGRESSGNQADGMNWSYGHGPHMDSSSSTIDRFRDNF